A stretch of the Macellibacteroides fermentans genome encodes the following:
- the rplL gene encoding 50S ribosomal protein L7/L12, with protein sequence MADLKAFAEQLVNLTVKEVSELATILKEEYGIEPAAAAVAVAGPAAAAEVVEEKTSFDVVLKSAGSAKLQVVKAVKEQCGLGLKEAKDLVDAAPSVVKEGVDKATAEALKASLEEAGAEVELK encoded by the coding sequence ATGGCAGATTTGAAAGCTTTTGCAGAACAATTAGTAAACTTGACCGTAAAAGAAGTTAGTGAACTGGCAACTATCCTTAAAGAAGAATACGGAATCGAACCTGCTGCTGCAGCTGTTGCTGTAGCCGGTCCCGCAGCTGCTGCTGAGGTTGTTGAAGAAAAAACATCTTTTGATGTTGTTTTGAAGAGCGCAGGTAGTGCAAAACTTCAGGTAGTTAAAGCAGTTAAAGAACAATGTGGCCTTGGATTGAAGGAAGCTAAGGATCTTGTTGATGCTGCTCCTTCTGTAGTTAAGGAAGGTGTTGATAAAGCAACTGCTGAAGCATTAAAAGCAAGCTTAGAAGAAGCTGGAGCTGAAGTTGAGCTTAAATAG
- the tuf gene encoding elongation factor Tu codes for MAKEKFDRSKPHVNIGTIGHVDHGKTTLTAAITTVLAKKGLSEVKSFDQIDNAPEEKERGITINTSHVEYQTANRHYAHVDCPGHADYVKNMVTGAAQMDGAIIVVAATDGPMPQTREHILLARQVNVPKLVVFMNKCDSVDDEEMLDLVEMEMRELLSFYDFDGDNTPVIRGSALGGLNGDAKWEDKIMELMDACDTWIPLPPREVDKPFLMPVEDVFSITGRGTVATGRIETGIIKTGEEVQIIGLGSEGKKSVVTGVEMFRKILDEGQAGDNVGLLLRGVDKTEIKRGMVITHPGKVTPHTTIKAEVYILKKEEGGRHTPFHNKYRPQFYIRTLDVTGEITLPEGTEMVMPGDNLTITVELIYPVACSVGLRFAIREGGRTVGAGQITELID; via the coding sequence ATGGCAAAAGAGAAATTCGACAGATCGAAACCTCATGTGAACATAGGTACGATTGGTCACGTTGACCACGGTAAAACAACGTTGACAGCTGCTATTACAACCGTATTGGCAAAAAAAGGTCTTTCTGAAGTAAAATCATTCGATCAGATTGATAATGCTCCTGAAGAAAAAGAAAGAGGTATTACTATCAATACTTCTCACGTAGAATATCAGACAGCTAACCGTCACTATGCACACGTTGACTGTCCGGGTCACGCCGACTACGTTAAGAACATGGTAACTGGTGCTGCTCAGATGGACGGTGCTATTATCGTTGTTGCTGCAACTGATGGTCCTATGCCTCAAACTCGTGAACACATCCTATTGGCACGTCAGGTAAACGTTCCTAAATTGGTTGTTTTCATGAACAAATGTGATTCTGTTGATGACGAAGAAATGTTGGATCTTGTTGAAATGGAAATGAGAGAACTTCTTTCATTCTACGATTTCGACGGCGACAATACTCCTGTTATCCGTGGTTCTGCTCTTGGTGGTTTGAACGGCGATGCTAAATGGGAAGATAAGATCATGGAATTGATGGATGCATGTGATACATGGATTCCTCTGCCTCCGCGTGAAGTTGACAAGCCTTTCTTGATGCCTGTTGAAGACGTGTTCTCTATCACTGGTCGTGGTACTGTAGCTACAGGTCGTATCGAAACTGGTATCATCAAAACAGGTGAAGAAGTTCAGATTATCGGTTTAGGTTCTGAAGGAAAGAAATCAGTTGTAACTGGTGTTGAAATGTTCCGTAAGATTTTGGACGAAGGCCAAGCTGGTGACAACGTAGGTTTGTTGCTTCGTGGTGTTGACAAAACTGAAATCAAACGTGGTATGGTTATCACACACCCGGGAAAAGTAACTCCTCACACTACAATCAAGGCTGAGGTTTATATCCTGAAGAAAGAAGAAGGTGGTCGTCACACTCCATTCCATAACAAATATCGTCCTCAGTTCTACATCCGTACATTGGACGTAACTGGTGAGATCACTTTGCCAGAAGGAACTGAAATGGTTATGCCAGGTGACAACTTGACAATCACTGTAGAATTGATCTACCCGGTTGCTTGTAGCGTAGGTCTTCGTTTCGCTATCCGCGAAGGTGGACGTACAGTAGGTGCTGGTCAGATTACTGAATTGATCGACTAA
- the rpoB gene encoding DNA-directed RNA polymerase subunit beta: MSSTAENQRVNFASIKNPLPYPDFLEVQLKSFQDFLQLDTPPEKRKKEGLYKVFAENFPIADTRNNFVLEFLDYYIDPPRYTIDECIARGLTYSVPLKAKLKLYCTDPDHEDFDTVIQDVYLGPIPYMTERGTFVINGAERVVVSQLHRSPGVFFGQSIHANGTKLYSARIIPFKGSWIEFATDINNVMYAYIDRKKKLPVTTLLRAIGFESDRDILEIFNLAEEVKVNKTNLKKLLGRKLAARVLKTWVEDFVDEDTGEVVSIERNEVIIDRESVLDEDNVVSILESGVQNILLHREDQNLSDFAIIYNTLQKDPSNSEKEAVLYIYRQLRNAEPADDASAREVINNLFFSEKRYDLGEVGRYRINKKLNLSTSEDVKVLTKEDIIEIIKYLIELINSKAIVDDIDHLSNRRVRTVGEQLYNQFGVGLARMSRTVRERMNVRDNEVFTPIDLINAKTISSVVNSFFGTNALSQFMDQTNPLAEITHKRRLSALGPGGLSRERAGFEVRDVHYTHYGRLCPIETPEGPNIGLISSLCVYAKINDLGFISTPYRKVENGKVDFSDEGLQYYTAEEEEELTIAQGNAPLNDEGKFIRDKVKSRFEADFPVVSPDEVDLMDVSPTQIASIAASLIPFLEHDDANRALMGSNMMRQAVPLLRTDAPIVGTGIEKQLVRDSRTQIMAEREGEIVFVDATCIKIKYDRSEEEEFVSFEDSVKTYIIPKFRKTNQGTTVDLRPICRKGQRVTAGDILTEGYSTQNGELALGRNIKVAYMPWKGYNYEDAIVLNERMVREDFFTSVHVDEYILEVRETKRGMEELTSDIPNVSEDATKDLDERGIVRVGARIEPGDIMIGKITPKGESDPSPEEKLLRAIFGDKAGDVKDASLKAKPSLHGVVIGTSLFSKAVKKRKSRLTDKAILPKLDEDYEHKMAELKGQLVEKLLTLTAGKVSQGVKDYMNMEVVAKGAKFSRKALEELDYESIQVSKWTADAQKNDMIKAVILNYLKKNKELDAELKRKKFDLTIGDELPTGIVQMAKVYIAKKRKIQVGDKMAGRHGNKGIVSKIVRQEDMPFLEDGTPVDICLNPLGVPSRMNLGQIFEAVMGWAGRELNVKFATPIFDGASIDDMNEWTDKAGIPRYGKSYLYDGGTGDRFDQPATVGVTYFLKLGHMVDDKMHARSIGPYSLITQQPLGGKAQFGGQRFGEMEVWALEAFGAAHILQEILTIKSDDVVGRSKAYEAIVKGDPMPQPGIPESLNVLLHELRGLGLSFTLD; encoded by the coding sequence ATGTCTTCAACAGCTGAAAACCAAAGAGTTAATTTTGCTTCGATAAAGAATCCACTTCCTTATCCGGACTTTCTCGAAGTACAATTGAAGTCATTTCAAGACTTTCTTCAACTTGACACACCCCCCGAAAAGCGCAAGAAGGAGGGATTGTATAAGGTGTTTGCAGAGAATTTTCCCATTGCAGATACTCGTAACAATTTTGTGTTGGAGTTCTTAGATTATTATATCGATCCGCCCCGCTACACTATCGACGAATGTATTGCACGTGGATTAACCTATAGTGTGCCTTTAAAAGCAAAGTTGAAACTTTACTGTACCGATCCAGATCACGAGGATTTTGATACGGTTATTCAGGATGTTTATCTGGGTCCGATTCCATATATGACAGAGCGTGGTACGTTTGTTATAAATGGAGCAGAGCGCGTTGTAGTTTCGCAGTTGCACCGTTCTCCGGGTGTATTCTTTGGTCAAAGCATCCATGCCAATGGTACTAAATTATATTCGGCACGTATCATTCCATTCAAGGGTTCCTGGATTGAATTTGCAACAGACATCAATAATGTCATGTATGCATACATTGACCGTAAAAAGAAATTACCTGTAACTACACTTTTACGTGCTATTGGTTTTGAAAGTGACCGGGATATCCTCGAAATCTTTAATCTTGCTGAAGAAGTAAAGGTAAACAAAACTAATCTTAAGAAACTTTTAGGCCGTAAACTTGCTGCGCGTGTATTAAAAACGTGGGTAGAAGATTTTGTTGATGAAGATACCGGAGAGGTGGTTTCTATTGAGCGAAATGAAGTTATTATCGACCGTGAGTCGGTTCTGGATGAAGATAATGTTGTTTCTATCCTTGAATCTGGCGTGCAGAATATATTGTTACACCGCGAGGACCAGAATCTTTCTGATTTTGCTATTATCTATAATACACTTCAGAAGGACCCAAGTAACTCAGAAAAAGAAGCTGTACTTTATATTTACAGACAGCTGCGTAATGCTGAACCTGCTGATGATGCAAGTGCACGTGAAGTTATCAACAATTTATTCTTCTCAGAAAAGCGTTACGATCTTGGGGAAGTAGGTCGTTATCGAATTAATAAAAAACTAAATCTTTCAACAAGTGAAGACGTTAAAGTCTTGACGAAAGAAGATATTATCGAGATCATCAAGTATTTGATTGAGCTTATTAACTCAAAGGCAATTGTTGATGATATCGACCACTTAAGTAACCGTCGGGTTCGTACGGTTGGCGAGCAGCTATACAACCAATTCGGTGTTGGTCTGGCTCGTATGTCTCGTACGGTTCGCGAACGTATGAACGTAAGAGATAACGAAGTGTTTACTCCGATCGATCTTATTAATGCTAAGACCATTTCTTCGGTAGTAAATTCATTCTTCGGTACTAATGCGCTTTCTCAGTTTATGGATCAAACCAATCCATTGGCTGAAATTACACATAAACGTCGTTTATCTGCATTGGGACCAGGCGGTCTATCGCGTGAGCGTGCGGGCTTTGAGGTTCGTGACGTTCACTATACGCATTATGGTCGTCTTTGTCCGATTGAAACACCGGAAGGTCCGAATATCGGATTGATCTCTTCATTATGTGTATATGCAAAAATCAATGATTTAGGCTTCATCTCAACACCTTATCGTAAGGTTGAAAATGGTAAAGTTGATTTCTCTGACGAGGGTCTGCAATACTATACGGCAGAAGAAGAGGAAGAGTTGACCATTGCTCAGGGTAATGCTCCATTAAATGATGAAGGTAAATTTATCAGGGATAAGGTTAAGTCTCGTTTTGAGGCCGACTTCCCCGTAGTTTCTCCGGATGAAGTAGATTTAATGGACGTATCTCCTACACAGATTGCATCTATTGCCGCCTCTTTGATTCCTTTCCTCGAACATGATGATGCAAACCGTGCGTTGATGGGATCGAACATGATGCGCCAGGCTGTTCCTTTGTTGCGTACCGATGCCCCGATTGTAGGTACTGGTATTGAAAAACAGCTTGTACGTGATTCACGTACTCAGATTATGGCTGAACGTGAAGGTGAGATTGTATTTGTAGATGCAACATGTATCAAGATTAAATATGACCGTTCTGAAGAAGAAGAATTTGTAAGCTTCGAAGATTCGGTTAAAACTTATATTATACCAAAGTTCAGAAAAACGAACCAGGGTACAACGGTCGACCTGCGTCCTATTTGTCGCAAAGGTCAGCGCGTAACAGCCGGCGATATTCTGACAGAAGGTTATTCAACTCAAAATGGCGAACTTGCTTTAGGTCGCAACATCAAGGTGGCTTACATGCCTTGGAAGGGATATAACTATGAGGATGCTATTGTATTGAATGAACGTATGGTACGTGAAGACTTCTTCACATCTGTTCATGTTGATGAGTATATCCTTGAAGTTCGTGAAACCAAGCGAGGAATGGAAGAACTTACCTCCGATATTCCCAATGTGAGTGAAGATGCAACAAAAGATCTTGATGAAAGAGGTATTGTTCGCGTTGGTGCTCGTATCGAACCGGGTGATATTATGATTGGTAAAATTACTCCTAAAGGAGAATCCGATCCTTCACCTGAAGAGAAATTGCTTCGTGCGATCTTTGGTGATAAGGCGGGAGATGTTAAGGATGCCTCTTTGAAAGCCAAACCTTCTTTGCATGGTGTGGTTATCGGAACAAGCCTCTTTTCAAAGGCTGTTAAAAAGAGAAAATCAAGACTTACCGACAAGGCTATTTTGCCAAAGCTTGATGAAGATTACGAACACAAAATGGCCGAGCTTAAAGGTCAGTTGGTAGAAAAACTTTTAACCCTTACTGCTGGAAAAGTATCACAGGGTGTGAAAGATTACATGAATATGGAAGTTGTAGCCAAGGGTGCCAAATTTAGCCGTAAGGCATTGGAGGAACTTGACTATGAATCAATCCAGGTAAGCAAATGGACTGCAGACGCTCAGAAGAATGATATGATTAAGGCTGTAATTCTGAATTACTTAAAGAAAAATAAGGAATTGGATGCAGAGCTTAAACGTAAGAAATTCGACCTTACAATTGGAGACGAACTTCCTACTGGTATTGTTCAGATGGCAAAAGTATATATTGCTAAGAAACGTAAAATTCAGGTGGGTGATAAGATGGCAGGACGTCACGGTAACAAGGGTATTGTTTCCAAGATTGTTCGCCAGGAAGATATGCCTTTCCTTGAAGATGGAACGCCGGTTGATATCTGTTTGAATCCTCTTGGTGTGCCTTCTCGTATGAACCTTGGCCAGATTTTTGAAGCGGTTATGGGTTGGGCCGGACGCGAATTGAATGTTAAGTTTGCGACTCCTATTTTTGACGGAGCGTCTATTGATGACATGAATGAGTGGACTGATAAGGCTGGAATTCCTCGTTACGGTAAGTCATATTTGTATGATGGAGGTACAGGAGATCGTTTTGACCAACCAGCAACTGTGGGTGTAACCTACTTCTTGAAACTTGGACACATGGTTGACGACAAAATGCATGCCCGTTCTATTGGTCCGTATTCTCTTATTACGCAACAACCTCTTGGTGGTAAAGCTCAATTTGGTGGTCAGCGTTTCGGGGAAATGGAGGTTTGGGCACTTGAGGCATTCGGTGCGGCACATATCTTGCAGGAAATTCTTACAATCAAGTCGGACGACGTAGTAGGTCGTTCAAAAGCTTATGAAGCAATTGTGAAAGGTGATCCAATGCCACAACCTGGTATTCCGGAATCATTGAATGTATTGCTGCATGAACTTAGAGGTCTTGGTTTAAGCTTTACACTGGATTAA
- the nusG gene encoding transcription termination/antitermination protein NusG produces MSDIQKKFYVLRAISGKENKVREYLEAELKNTDLGEYVSQVLIPTEKTFTVRNGKKVMKERAYLPGYVLVEAALVGEVAHRLRNIPNVIGFLGGSDNPVPLRPSEVNRILGTVDEFQEQQEEMDIQFYVGENVKVTFGPFSGFSGLIEEVNTEKKKLKVMVKIFGRKTPLELGYMQVEKE; encoded by the coding sequence ATGTCTGACATACAAAAGAAATTTTATGTTCTCAGAGCCATTAGTGGCAAAGAGAATAAAGTTAGAGAGTATCTGGAAGCTGAACTTAAGAATACGGATCTGGGAGAATATGTATCTCAAGTCTTAATTCCTACAGAAAAGACTTTTACAGTACGTAATGGTAAGAAAGTGATGAAAGAAAGAGCTTACTTACCTGGATATGTACTTGTTGAAGCAGCTCTGGTAGGAGAAGTTGCTCATCGATTGAGAAATATCCCCAACGTAATTGGTTTCCTTGGAGGATCGGATAATCCGGTTCCCCTTCGTCCTTCTGAAGTGAACCGTATCTTAGGTACGGTTGATGAGTTTCAGGAACAACAGGAAGAAATGGATATCCAGTTTTATGTTGGCGAAAATGTCAAAGTTACCTTTGGTCCATTTAGTGGCTTTAGTGGCTTAATCGAAGAAGTCAACACCGAGAAAAAGAAACTGAAGGTGATGGTCAAGATCTTCGGACGTAAGACCCCCCTTGAGTTGGGTTATATGCAAGTGGAGAAGGAATAG
- the secE gene encoding preprotein translocase subunit SecE encodes MKKIIAYIKESYNELVYKVSWPTRSELSNSAVVVMFASLMIAALIFVIDLGFETVMRFFYETIF; translated from the coding sequence ATGAAAAAGATAATTGCTTATATTAAAGAATCTTATAACGAACTTGTTTATAAAGTTTCTTGGCCTACAAGATCAGAACTATCCAATAGTGCTGTGGTTGTCATGTTTGCTTCCCTTATGATCGCTGCACTGATTTTTGTGATTGATTTGGGTTTTGAGACAGTAATGCGCTTCTTCTACGAAACAATTTTTTAA
- the rplA gene encoding 50S ribosomal protein L1 codes for MSKLTKNQKLALGKIEAGKSYSLKEASALVKEITTTKFDASVDIDVRLGVDPRKANQMVRGVVSLPHGTGKQVRVLVLCTPDKEAEATEAGADYVGLDDYIAKIKGGWTDIDVIITMPSIMGKIGALGRVLGPRGLMPNPKSGTVTNEVGNAVKEVKQGKIDFKVDKTGIVHTSVGKVSFDAEQIRDNAKEFISTLMKLKPSAAKGTYVKSIYLSSTMSAGIKIDPKSVEEN; via the coding sequence ATGAGTAAACTTACAAAAAATCAAAAGTTGGCTTTGGGCAAGATTGAAGCTGGGAAATCATATTCATTAAAAGAGGCTTCAGCTTTAGTAAAAGAAATTACTACAACAAAGTTTGATGCTTCTGTAGATATTGATGTTCGTTTAGGAGTTGATCCCCGTAAGGCAAACCAGATGGTGAGAGGTGTTGTTTCACTTCCTCATGGAACAGGTAAGCAAGTTAGAGTTCTTGTATTATGTACTCCCGACAAAGAAGCTGAAGCTACTGAAGCTGGTGCTGACTATGTAGGGTTGGATGATTATATTGCAAAAATTAAAGGTGGTTGGACTGATATTGACGTTATCATTACAATGCCTTCTATCATGGGTAAGATTGGTGCTTTAGGTCGTGTATTAGGTCCTCGTGGTCTTATGCCTAACCCAAAGAGCGGTACAGTTACTAATGAAGTAGGTAATGCTGTGAAGGAAGTTAAACAAGGTAAGATCGACTTTAAGGTAGACAAGACAGGTATCGTTCATACATCTGTAGGTAAAGTTTCTTTCGACGCGGAACAGATTCGCGACAATGCAAAGGAATTCATTTCTACACTTATGAAATTGAAACCGTCTGCAGCTAAGGGAACATACGTAAAGAGCATTTATCTTTCAAGTACAATGAGTGCGGGTATTAAAATTGACCCTAAATCAGTTGAAGAAAATTAA
- the rplJ gene encoding 50S ribosomal protein L10, with protein sequence MRKEDKSAIIDQLTATVNEYANFYLTDIEALNAEKTSALRRECYKKEVKLVVVKNTLLKKALDNVEGDFSPLFNSMKGNTAVMFSNVANVPAKLIKDFTKDTKGEGKPQLKAAYVQECFYVGAQNLDALVNVKGKNELIGEVIMLLQSPAKNVISALKSGGNTIHGVLQTLQER encoded by the coding sequence ATGAGAAAGGAAGATAAAAGTGCTATTATAGACCAGCTTACAGCAACTGTTAATGAATATGCAAATTTCTATTTAACAGACATCGAAGCTCTTAACGCTGAAAAAACAAGCGCTTTGAGAAGAGAATGCTATAAGAAGGAAGTAAAGTTGGTTGTTGTTAAGAACACCCTGCTTAAAAAAGCGTTAGATAATGTAGAAGGTGATTTCTCGCCTTTATTCAACTCAATGAAGGGAAACACCGCTGTGATGTTTTCTAACGTTGCTAACGTTCCTGCTAAACTTATCAAAGACTTTACAAAAGATACTAAAGGTGAAGGTAAGCCTCAGTTGAAGGCTGCTTACGTACAGGAATGTTTCTACGTAGGTGCACAGAACCTGGATGCTCTTGTAAATGTTAAGGGTAAGAACGAGCTTATCGGAGAAGTTATCATGTTGTTGCAATCTCCTGCTAAGAACGTTATCTCTGCTCTTAAGTCGGGCGGAAACACAATTCATGGAGTATTGCAAACTCTCCAGGAAAGATAA
- the rplK gene encoding 50S ribosomal protein L11: MAKEVVGQIKLQIKGGAANPSPPVGPALGSKGINIMEFCKQFNARTQDKSGKILPVVITYYADKSFDFVVKTPPVAIQLLEVAKLKGGSAEPNRKKVGEITWEQVKAIAEDKIVDLNCFTVTSAMKMVAGTARSMGINVKGAFPENN; this comes from the coding sequence ATGGCAAAAGAAGTTGTTGGACAAATTAAATTGCAGATTAAAGGAGGAGCGGCAAACCCTTCTCCCCCTGTTGGACCTGCTTTAGGTTCTAAGGGTATTAATATTATGGAGTTTTGCAAGCAATTTAATGCCAGAACTCAAGACAAAAGCGGTAAGATATTACCAGTGGTAATTACTTACTATGCTGATAAGTCTTTCGACTTTGTTGTTAAAACACCTCCTGTTGCTATCCAATTGTTGGAAGTAGCAAAATTGAAAGGTGGTTCTGCAGAGCCAAACCGTAAGAAGGTAGGCGAAATTACTTGGGAACAGGTAAAAGCTATCGCAGAAGACAAGATTGTCGATCTTAACTGTTTTACTGTTACTTCAGCCATGAAAATGGTTGCTGGTACTGCCAGAAGTATGGGTATCAATGTTAAAGGGGCATTCCCTGAAAATAACTAA